From Anaerohalosphaeraceae bacterium, one genomic window encodes:
- the panC gene encoding pantoate--beta-alanine ligase, with translation MEVITTVSEMRQKVRAARFAAKWIGLVPTMGALHEGHGSLIQRAVSECDTVIVSIFVNPTQFGPNEDLARYPRTLEADIRYCEKLGAHWIFAPSVEEMYPQEQLAWVNVEKVTEGLCGARRPGHFRGVATVCAKLFNIIQPDIAYFGQKDAQQAVVIQTMVRDLNFPLEVRVCPTVRDKDGLALSSRNQYLSKDERKKALCLSQALQKCRDLIQSGQANPDEIRRAVLPFFDQPDVFLEYFELVDPQTLRPLTEIRGAVLAAAAARVGTTRLIDNLLIDLQAPSA, from the coding sequence AGGTCCGGGCGGCACGTTTCGCCGCCAAATGGATTGGACTGGTTCCGACGATGGGGGCCCTCCATGAAGGTCACGGCTCCCTGATTCAACGAGCTGTTTCTGAATGCGATACAGTCATCGTGAGCATCTTTGTCAACCCCACTCAGTTCGGCCCGAATGAAGACCTGGCCCGTTATCCGCGGACTCTCGAGGCGGATATCCGTTATTGTGAAAAACTCGGCGCTCATTGGATTTTTGCTCCATCCGTCGAAGAGATGTATCCGCAGGAACAGCTGGCCTGGGTGAACGTCGAGAAGGTAACCGAAGGTCTCTGCGGAGCCCGTCGTCCGGGACACTTTCGCGGCGTGGCCACTGTTTGTGCAAAACTCTTCAATATCATCCAGCCCGATATTGCCTATTTCGGTCAAAAGGACGCCCAGCAGGCCGTCGTCATCCAAACGATGGTTCGGGACCTCAACTTTCCGCTTGAGGTTCGGGTCTGTCCCACCGTCCGCGACAAGGACGGGCTGGCCCTCAGCAGCCGCAACCAGTATTTGTCCAAAGACGAGCGGAAAAAGGCCCTTTGTCTCTCGCAGGCCCTTCAGAAATGCAGGGATCTTATCCAGTCCGGACAAGCCAATCCCGATGAAATCCGCCGGGCTGTGCTGCCGTTTTTTGACCAGCCCGATGTGTTTCTTGAATATTTTGAACTGGTGGACCCGCAGACCCTCCGGCCGCTGACGGAGATTCGAGGTGCTGTTCTGGCTGCCGCCGCCGCCCGGGTCGGAACGACTCGGCTTATCGACAATCTTTTGATAGACTTGCAGGCGCCGTCCGCTTGA
- a CDS encoding aspartate 1-decarboxylase, protein MLIKALKGKIHRARVTDTKIDYPGSVGIDEDMMKAAGILPYEEVLLANVSNGARVETYVVPAPAGSKSLIVLGAAARFFSPGDIVIVMNFGYFTPDEIKTHKPRIILCDEHNRFSPLG, encoded by the coding sequence ATGCTTATCAAGGCATTAAAAGGCAAGATTCATCGCGCCCGGGTAACCGATACAAAGATTGACTATCCCGGCAGCGTCGGCATTGATGAAGACATGATGAAGGCGGCGGGGATTCTTCCGTATGAAGAAGTCCTGCTGGCCAATGTTTCCAACGGAGCCCGTGTTGAAACCTATGTGGTTCCCGCACCCGCCGGGAGCAAATCGCTGATTGTGCTCGGAGCCGCCGCCCGTTTCTTCAGTCCCGGCGACATTGTCATTGTGATGAATTTCGGCTACTTTACTCCGGACGAAATCAAAACTCACAAGCCCCGCATTATCCTTTGCGATGAGCACAACAGGTTTTCCCCTCTGGGTTGA
- a CDS encoding prolipoprotein diacylglyceryl transferase, with amino-acid sequence MHPELFEIPFLHQTVKSWGVMVVLGFLAALWLMRRLVKTLGEDPDILGNAAVYALIAGVIGARVFFVVHHRDLFVGRWMEVFAVWQGGVELLGGVLTALLVLWLYLKKQKRSIRLYFDVLAIGLMVGIGFGRIGCFFSGCCFGKCTDLPWGVRFPYGSLVYQSQIHPDPKRHRDKPYLDLPADFFGIPGPDGKWLPVDEPNKHNAYLKPFEELTPEQQKQVSEGPYRCLKVHPTQLYSSANGFLLAAVLLGLWKKFGRMRPGVTAGSMLILYGITRFFLETLRDDNPFEYSGFWLLYRGGTISQNMAIYLILFGICVIAYSLWKPSPLPAVSPAASPKKKSSKSK; translated from the coding sequence ATGCATCCGGAACTGTTTGAAATCCCGTTTCTGCATCAAACCGTCAAAAGCTGGGGGGTTATGGTCGTTCTGGGCTTTCTGGCGGCCCTGTGGCTGATGCGCCGGCTTGTCAAGACGCTTGGTGAAGACCCTGATATCCTTGGCAATGCCGCCGTTTATGCCCTCATTGCGGGCGTCATCGGGGCTCGTGTCTTCTTTGTCGTTCATCACAGGGATCTGTTTGTCGGCCGCTGGATGGAGGTCTTTGCCGTCTGGCAGGGCGGGGTGGAACTGCTCGGCGGAGTTTTGACGGCCCTGCTGGTTCTCTGGCTGTATCTGAAGAAGCAGAAACGCTCCATTCGTCTGTATTTTGATGTGCTGGCCATCGGACTGATGGTCGGCATCGGCTTCGGACGCATCGGCTGCTTCTTCAGCGGCTGCTGCTTCGGCAAATGCACTGACCTGCCCTGGGGTGTCCGCTTCCCTTACGGCTCTTTGGTCTATCAGAGTCAGATTCATCCGGACCCGAAGCGTCATCGGGACAAGCCCTATCTGGACCTGCCTGCCGACTTTTTTGGCATCCCCGGTCCCGATGGCAAATGGCTTCCGGTCGATGAGCCCAACAAGCACAATGCCTATCTAAAACCCTTTGAAGAGCTCACCCCCGAACAGCAGAAACAGGTCTCTGAAGGTCCGTATCGGTGTCTGAAGGTTCATCCCACGCAGCTGTATTCGAGTGCCAACGGTTTTCTGCTGGCGGCTGTGCTTTTGGGGCTCTGGAAAAAGTTCGGACGGATGCGGCCCGGTGTGACGGCTGGTTCAATGCTTATTCTCTACGGGATTACCCGCTTCTTTCTTGAAACCCTCCGGGATGACAATCCCTTTGAATACAGCGGTTTCTGGCTTCTGTATCGGGGCGGCACCATCTCGCAGAATATGGCGATTTATCTGATTTTGTTTGGGATTTGCGTGATTGCATATTCGCTCTGGAAGCCGTCTCCGCTGCCCGCTGTTTCTCCCGCTGCTTCCCCAAAGAAAAAATCCTCCAAATCCAAATAG